From Thioalbus denitrificans, a single genomic window includes:
- a CDS encoding Hcp family type VI secretion system effector codes for MAFDAFLKIEGVDGESSDDAHDKWIEVLSYSHGVSQPASSASATGGRTGGRADFQDFNIVKTVDAATPELNIKCAKGEHIPKVEMELCLASGDKHTFMKYTLEDVIVSAVMPGGSAGGDKPMENVSFAYGKIKWEYTPIDQTGSPGATTDRTWNLETNRQD; via the coding sequence ATGGCATTCGATGCTTTTCTGAAGATCGAGGGAGTCGACGGCGAGAGTTCGGATGATGCCCACGACAAGTGGATCGAGGTGCTGAGCTACAGCCACGGCGTCAGCCAGCCGGCTTCCAGCGCCAGCGCCACCGGCGGGCGCACGGGCGGCCGGGCCGACTTCCAGGACTTCAACATCGTCAAGACGGTGGATGCGGCCACGCCCGAGCTCAACATCAAGTGCGCCAAGGGCGAACACATCCCCAAGGTGGAGATGGAGCTGTGCCTCGCCTCGGGCGACAAGCACACCTTCATGAAGTACACCCTGGAGGACGTGATCGTCAGCGCCGTCATGCCGGGCGGTTCCGCCGGCGGCGACAAGCCGATGGAGAACGTCAGCTTCGCCTACGGCAAGATCAAGTGGGAGTACACCCCCATCGATCAGACCGGTTCCCCGGGCGCCACGACCGACCGCACCTGGAACCTGGAGACCAACCGGCAGGATTGA
- the tssA gene encoding type VI secretion system protein TssA: protein MIDVGELLREISADSPCGDDLEYDAQYGELERAAEGKPERQIGDVIQPAEPPDWKAVSGLALELLHRTKDLRVVMPLCLALTHTEGFPGLHQGLALTRGLLEKFWDQVHPQLDPDDNNDPTFRLNTLAALTAPELMIGAAREAPLVSSRAMGRFDLRDWEIAHGRLTPPADMQEPPTEAVIDAAFTEVPVEDIGATLEAINGALGELGAIGSRLDEQVGAGVAPDLNPLKALLQEAGQVVGGQLARRGGGSPALEETAAMTDNPSPAPAAAAGGTGVPAALNSREDVVRALDAICDYYRRHEPSSPIPLLMQRAKRLATMDFMAIIRDLAPGAVQQVEEIRGPEGG from the coding sequence GTGATAGACGTCGGTGAACTGCTCCGGGAAATTTCCGCGGACTCCCCCTGCGGCGACGACCTCGAGTACGACGCCCAGTACGGCGAGCTCGAGCGTGCGGCCGAGGGCAAGCCGGAACGGCAGATAGGGGATGTCATCCAGCCCGCCGAACCGCCCGACTGGAAGGCGGTGAGCGGCCTCGCCCTGGAGCTGCTGCATCGCACCAAGGACCTGCGCGTGGTCATGCCGCTGTGCCTGGCCCTGACCCATACCGAGGGCTTCCCCGGCCTCCACCAGGGGCTGGCGCTCACCCGCGGCCTGCTGGAGAAGTTCTGGGACCAGGTCCATCCCCAGCTCGACCCCGACGACAACAACGATCCCACCTTCCGGCTCAACACCCTGGCGGCCCTGACCGCACCGGAGCTGATGATCGGCGCGGCCCGCGAGGCACCGCTGGTCAGCTCGCGGGCGATGGGGCGCTTCGACCTGCGTGACTGGGAGATCGCCCACGGCCGCCTGACACCCCCCGCGGACATGCAGGAACCCCCCACCGAGGCGGTCATCGACGCGGCCTTCACCGAGGTCCCGGTGGAGGATATCGGCGCCACCCTGGAGGCCATCAACGGCGCCCTGGGCGAGCTCGGCGCCATCGGCAGCCGGCTCGACGAGCAGGTCGGGGCGGGAGTGGCCCCGGACCTGAATCCGCTCAAGGCGCTGCTGCAGGAGGCCGGGCAGGTGGTGGGCGGTCAACTGGCGCGCCGCGGCGGCGGCAGCCCCGCGCTGGAGGAGACTGCGGCCATGACAGACAACCCATCGCCCGCACCCGCGGCGGCTGCCGGCGGCACGGGCGTGCCCGCCGCTCTCAACTCCCGCGAGGACGTGGTGCGGGCGCTCGATGCCATCTGCGACTACTACAGGCGGCACGAACCCTCCAGCCCCATTCCCCTGCTGATGCAGCGGGCGAAGCGGCTGGCGACCATGGATTTCATGGCAATCATTCGGGACCTGGCACCCGGCGCGGTGCAGCAGGTCGAGGAAATCCGGGGACCGGAAGGGGGTTGA
- the tssB gene encoding type VI secretion system contractile sheath small subunit: MAKSSSQKFIARNRAPRVQIEYDVELYGAEKKIQLPFVMGVMADLSGKPEESLPAVADRKYLEIDVDNFDDRLKSMKPRVAFQVPNTLTGEGNLNVDLTFESMEDFSPAAVARKVDALNKLLQARTQLSNLLTYMDGKSGAEDLIAKVLNDPTLLSALAAAPKPAGEAEAPSAPAEE, from the coding sequence GTGGCTAAATCCAGCAGCCAGAAGTTCATAGCCCGCAACCGGGCCCCCCGCGTCCAGATCGAGTACGACGTGGAGCTCTACGGTGCGGAGAAGAAGATCCAGCTGCCCTTCGTCATGGGCGTGATGGCCGACCTCTCGGGCAAGCCCGAGGAGTCGCTGCCCGCCGTGGCCGATCGCAAGTACCTGGAGATAGACGTGGACAACTTCGACGACCGGCTCAAGTCGATGAAGCCCCGCGTCGCCTTCCAGGTGCCCAACACCCTGACCGGCGAGGGCAACCTGAACGTGGACCTGACCTTCGAGAGCATGGAGGACTTCTCCCCCGCCGCCGTGGCGCGGAAGGTGGACGCCCTGAACAAGCTCCTCCAGGCCCGCACCCAGCTCTCCAACCTGCTCACCTACATGGACGGCAAGAGCGGGGCCGAGGACCTGATCGCGAAGGTGCTCAACGACCCCACCCTGCTCTCCGCCCTGGCCGCCGCGCCCAAGCCCGCCGGAGAGGCGGAAGCCCCGTCCGCACCCGCCGAGGAGTAA
- the tssC gene encoding type VI secretion system contractile sheath large subunit, producing the protein MAETQQDTQKQAEATTLEAGEFTALLQKEFKPKSDRAKEAVEEAVHTLAAQALGQTTLISEDAVRSIEAIIAEIDRKLTEQVNLVLHHPDFQQLEGSWRGLHYLVNNTETDEMLKIRVLNISKKDLGKTLKKFKGTAWDQSPIFKKLYEEEYGQFGGEPYGCLVGDYYFDHSPPDVELLGEIAQVAAAAHSPFISAAAPALMQMETWQELSNPRDLTKIFQTPEYAAWRSLREAEDSRYIGLAMPRFLSRLPYGARTNPVEEFDFEEDTVGAAHDKYTWSNAAYAMATNINRAFKLYGWCSRIRGVESGGAVEGLPTHTFPTDDGGVDMKCPTEIAISDRREAELAKNGLMPLIHKKNSDFAAFIGAQSLQKPAEYDDPDATANANLAARLPYLFASCRFAHYLKCIVRDKVGSFKERTDMEKWLNKWIMKYVEPNPSTASEEDKARKPLAAAQVVVEEVEGNPGYYTSKFFLRPHYQLEGLTVSLRLVTRLPSEKQG; encoded by the coding sequence ATGGCCGAGACCCAGCAAGACACCCAAAAGCAGGCCGAAGCCACCACGCTCGAAGCCGGCGAATTCACCGCCCTGCTGCAGAAGGAGTTCAAGCCCAAGTCCGACCGCGCCAAGGAAGCGGTGGAGGAAGCCGTCCACACCCTGGCCGCGCAGGCCCTGGGCCAGACCACGCTCATCTCCGAGGACGCCGTCCGCTCCATCGAGGCCATCATCGCCGAGATCGATCGCAAGCTCACCGAGCAGGTGAACCTGGTCCTCCACCACCCCGACTTCCAGCAGCTCGAGGGAAGCTGGCGCGGCCTGCACTACCTGGTGAACAACACCGAAACCGACGAGATGCTCAAGATCCGCGTCCTGAACATCTCCAAGAAGGATCTCGGGAAGACCCTGAAGAAGTTCAAGGGCACCGCCTGGGACCAGAGCCCCATCTTCAAGAAGCTCTACGAGGAGGAGTACGGCCAGTTCGGCGGCGAGCCCTACGGCTGCCTGGTGGGCGACTACTACTTCGACCACAGCCCGCCGGACGTGGAGCTGCTCGGCGAGATCGCCCAGGTGGCGGCGGCCGCCCACTCGCCGTTCATCAGCGCCGCCGCGCCCGCCCTGATGCAGATGGAGACCTGGCAGGAGCTCTCCAATCCGCGCGACCTCACCAAGATCTTCCAGACCCCGGAGTACGCGGCCTGGCGCTCCCTGCGCGAAGCGGAGGATTCCCGCTACATCGGCCTGGCCATGCCGCGTTTCCTCTCGCGCCTGCCCTACGGGGCCCGCACCAACCCGGTGGAGGAGTTCGACTTCGAGGAGGACACCGTCGGCGCCGCCCACGACAAGTACACCTGGTCCAACGCCGCCTACGCCATGGCCACCAACATCAACCGCGCCTTCAAGCTCTACGGCTGGTGCTCGCGCATCCGCGGCGTGGAGTCCGGCGGCGCGGTGGAGGGGCTGCCCACCCACACCTTCCCCACCGACGACGGCGGTGTGGACATGAAGTGCCCCACCGAGATCGCCATCTCCGACCGGCGCGAGGCGGAGCTGGCCAAGAACGGCCTGATGCCGCTGATCCACAAGAAGAACTCCGACTTCGCCGCCTTCATCGGCGCCCAGTCGCTGCAGAAGCCGGCCGAGTACGACGATCCGGACGCCACCGCCAACGCCAACCTGGCCGCGCGGCTGCCCTACCTGTTCGCCAGCTGCCGCTTCGCCCACTACCTGAAGTGCATCGTGCGCGACAAGGTCGGCTCCTTCAAGGAGCGCACGGACATGGAGAAGTGGCTGAACAAGTGGATCATGAAGTACGTGGAGCCCAACCCGAGCACCGCCTCGGAGGAGGACAAGGCCCGCAAGCCGCTGGCGGCGGCCCAGGTGGTGGTGGAGGAGGTGGAAGGCAACCCCGGCTACTACACCTCCAAGTTCTTCCTGCGCCCCCACTACCAGCTGGAAGGCCTGACCGTCTCCCTGCGGCTGGTTACCCGCCTGCCCTCCGAGAAACAGGGCTGA
- the gatB gene encoding Asp-tRNA(Asn)/Glu-tRNA(Gln) amidotransferase subunit GatB — translation MEWEAVIGLEIHAQLSTRSKIFSGSSTAFGAAPNTQANAVDLGLPGVLPVLNAEAVRMAAKFGLAIGAEVARRSVFARKNYFYPDLPKGYQISQYELPIVARGELEIELEDGTAKTVGVTRAHLEEDAGKSLHEDFHGLTGIDLNRAGTPLLEIVSEPDLRSAKEAVAYMKKLHSLVRYLGICDGNMQEGSFRCDANVSVRPKGQHKFGTRAEIKNLNSFRFVERAINFEIERQIDIIESGGAVVQETRLYDAARDETRPMRTKEEANDYRYFPDPDLLPVALDEAFIEAVRLTLPELPDEKKHRFMTHYGLPAYDAGVLTASRELADYYETVVKAAGGHPKLAANWVMGDLAAALNKEGLEIDAGPVGAEQLGGLIVRITDNTISGKMAKTVFEAMWNGEGDVDAIIEKKGLKQITDTSAIEQAIQAVLDANPGQVADYRGGKDKLFGFFVGQVMKATRGQANPAQVNEVLKKLLDQA, via the coding sequence ATGGAATGGGAAGCGGTCATCGGGCTCGAGATTCACGCCCAGCTCTCCACGCGGAGCAAGATCTTCTCCGGCAGCAGCACCGCCTTCGGCGCGGCGCCCAACACCCAGGCCAACGCGGTGGATCTCGGCCTGCCCGGGGTGCTGCCGGTGCTCAACGCCGAGGCCGTGCGCATGGCGGCGAAGTTCGGGCTGGCCATCGGCGCGGAGGTGGCGCGGCGCTCGGTCTTCGCGCGCAAGAACTACTTCTACCCGGATCTCCCCAAGGGCTACCAGATCAGCCAGTACGAGCTGCCCATCGTGGCCCGCGGCGAGTTGGAGATCGAGCTCGAGGACGGGACCGCCAAGACCGTCGGCGTCACCCGCGCCCACCTGGAGGAGGACGCCGGCAAGTCCCTGCACGAGGACTTCCACGGCCTCACCGGCATCGATCTCAACCGCGCCGGCACGCCGCTGCTGGAGATCGTCTCCGAACCCGACCTGCGCTCGGCGAAGGAGGCGGTGGCCTACATGAAGAAGCTCCACTCGCTGGTGCGCTACCTCGGCATCTGCGACGGCAACATGCAGGAGGGCTCCTTCCGCTGCGACGCCAACGTCTCCGTACGCCCGAAGGGCCAGCACAAGTTCGGCACCCGGGCCGAGATCAAGAACCTCAACTCCTTCCGCTTCGTCGAGCGCGCCATCAACTTCGAGATCGAGCGCCAGATCGACATCATCGAGAGCGGCGGCGCGGTGGTGCAGGAGACCCGCCTCTATGACGCGGCCCGGGACGAGACCCGCCCCATGCGCACCAAGGAGGAGGCCAACGACTACCGCTACTTCCCCGACCCGGACCTGCTCCCGGTGGCGCTCGACGAGGCGTTCATCGAGGCGGTGCGCCTGACCCTGCCGGAGCTTCCCGACGAGAAGAAGCACCGCTTCATGACCCACTACGGCCTGCCCGCCTACGATGCCGGCGTGCTCACCGCCTCCCGGGAGCTGGCCGACTACTACGAAACCGTGGTGAAGGCCGCCGGCGGCCACCCCAAGCTGGCGGCCAACTGGGTGATGGGCGATCTCGCCGCCGCGCTGAACAAGGAGGGCCTGGAGATCGACGCCGGCCCGGTGGGCGCGGAGCAGCTCGGCGGGCTCATCGTGCGCATCACCGACAACACCATCTCCGGCAAGATGGCCAAGACCGTCTTCGAGGCCATGTGGAACGGCGAGGGCGATGTCGACGCGATCATCGAAAAGAAGGGCCTCAAGCAGATCACCGACACCAGCGCCATCGAGCAGGCCATCCAGGCGGTGCTGGACGCCAACCCGGGCCAGGTGGCCGACTACCGCGGCGGCAAGGACAAGCTGTTCGGCTTCTTCGTGGGCCAGGTGATGAAGGCCACCCGCGGCCAGGCCAACCCGGCCCAGGTGAACGAGGTCCTCAAGAAGCTGCTCGACCAGGCCTGA